In Actinoplanes sp. NBC_00393, a single genomic region encodes these proteins:
- a CDS encoding benzaldehyde dehydrogenase, which yields MLLDEKTWTGNIFIGGEWKPGRGDAYDVVEPATGDVLGRIGRATPEDVDEAARRAAEAQKSWAATPHPARAAVLRRAAQLWGEHAEEISRWNVREVGAIPPMAGFALHVAEQECYEAAGLPSRPYGELLPSEEPRLSMARRVPAGVVAVIAPFNVPIILAIRSVAPALALGNAVLLKPDPRTAVTGGATLARIFEEAGLPDGLLQVLPGGVEVGEALVTHPLVRVISFTGSTAAGRRVGALAGEHLKRAHLELGGNSALIVLDDADVDAAVGAASFGSWFHQGQICMTTGRHLVHERIYDEFVGRLAEKANALPVGDPHRETVALGPVIDAGQRDKIHSVVTRSTSQGARVAAGGRYSGLFYSPTVLADVTDDAPAFTEEIFGPVAPVLRFRDADEAVRLAGAGEYGLSLGIVTRDVMRGLALADQIPTGIVHINDQTVSDEANSPFGGVAASGTGSRFGGAAANIEAFTETRWVTVRDKPPAYPF from the coding sequence ATGCTCCTCGACGAGAAAACCTGGACCGGCAACATCTTCATCGGCGGCGAGTGGAAGCCGGGGCGGGGCGACGCGTACGACGTCGTCGAACCCGCGACCGGCGACGTGCTCGGCCGGATCGGGCGGGCCACGCCCGAGGACGTCGACGAGGCCGCCCGGCGCGCCGCTGAGGCGCAGAAGAGCTGGGCGGCCACCCCGCACCCGGCCCGTGCCGCGGTGCTCCGGCGGGCCGCGCAACTGTGGGGCGAACACGCCGAGGAGATCTCCCGGTGGAACGTCCGCGAGGTCGGCGCGATCCCGCCGATGGCCGGGTTCGCGCTGCACGTGGCCGAGCAGGAGTGCTACGAGGCGGCGGGGTTGCCCAGCCGGCCGTACGGCGAACTGCTCCCCAGCGAGGAACCTCGGCTCTCGATGGCCCGCCGTGTCCCGGCCGGTGTGGTCGCGGTCATCGCGCCGTTCAACGTACCGATCATCTTGGCCATCCGGTCGGTGGCGCCGGCGCTGGCGCTCGGCAACGCCGTGCTGCTCAAGCCCGACCCGCGGACCGCGGTGACCGGCGGCGCCACCCTGGCCCGGATCTTCGAGGAGGCCGGCCTGCCGGACGGTCTGCTGCAGGTGCTGCCCGGCGGCGTCGAGGTCGGCGAGGCCCTGGTCACCCACCCGCTGGTGCGGGTCATCTCGTTCACCGGTTCCACCGCGGCCGGCCGCCGGGTCGGCGCGCTCGCCGGCGAACACCTCAAGCGCGCCCACCTCGAGCTCGGCGGCAACTCGGCGCTGATCGTGCTGGACGACGCCGACGTCGACGCGGCGGTGGGCGCGGCCTCGTTCGGATCCTGGTTCCATCAGGGCCAGATCTGCATGACCACCGGGCGGCACCTGGTGCACGAGCGGATCTACGACGAGTTCGTGGGCCGGCTCGCGGAGAAGGCGAACGCCCTGCCGGTCGGCGACCCGCACCGGGAGACCGTGGCGCTCGGGCCGGTGATCGACGCCGGGCAGCGCGACAAGATCCATAGTGTGGTGACGCGCTCCACCTCGCAGGGCGCCCGGGTCGCTGCCGGCGGGCGGTACTCCGGTCTCTTCTACTCGCCCACGGTTCTCGCCGACGTCACCGACGATGCGCCGGCCTTCACCGAGGAGATCTTCGGGCCGGTCGCGCCGGTGCTGCGGTTCCGGGACGCCGACGAGGCGGTCCGGCTGGCGGGCGCCGGTGAGTACGGACTGTCGCTGGGCATCGTCACCCGCGACGTGATGCGCGGGCTGGCGCTGGCCGACCAGATCCCGACCGGCATCGTGCACATCAACGACCAGACCGTCAGCGACGAGGCGAACAGTCCGTTCGGCGGGGTCGCGGCCTCCGGAACCGGTTCCCGGTTCGGTGGTGCGGCGGCCAACATCGAGGCGTTCACGGAGACGCGCTGGGTCACTGTCCGTGACAAGCCGCCGGCGTACCCGTTCTGA
- a CDS encoding Glu/Leu/Phe/Val dehydrogenase family protein: MSFNHRRVVVERGRRSGLPIVVAVHSTVLGQAIGGCRMVSYPDWRDGLDDALRLSAAMTDKAALAGLPHGGGKTVIALPPDKALSPVERRDALHDAGDVINGLQGIYATGPDVGTGPADMVTIGARTPYVFCRPDASGDSSPHTAAGVLAALRAVAAERFGSPDLAGRSFAVLGLGRVGAHVLRLLAEAGAGNLLAADVNPARRAVADEHGATWTTPDDCLTAEVDVLVPAALGGVLTRDVVPQLACSAIAGPANNQLDHPQTADLLHERGILWAPDVVVSGGGIVHATAAELHHETEAQIAARIEGIGDTLAKVLRAARETSSTPAVAAARLAEFLAGERAASMLAAC; encoded by the coding sequence ATGTCTTTCAACCACCGGCGTGTCGTCGTCGAGCGGGGCCGGCGCTCCGGCCTGCCGATCGTCGTCGCGGTCCACTCCACCGTCCTCGGCCAGGCGATCGGCGGCTGCCGGATGGTCTCCTACCCGGACTGGCGGGACGGTCTCGACGACGCCCTGCGCCTGTCCGCCGCGATGACCGACAAGGCGGCGCTGGCCGGGCTGCCACACGGCGGCGGGAAGACCGTGATCGCGCTGCCGCCGGACAAGGCTCTGTCGCCGGTGGAACGCCGGGACGCGCTGCACGACGCCGGTGACGTCATCAACGGGCTGCAGGGAATCTATGCGACCGGCCCGGATGTCGGCACCGGACCGGCCGACATGGTGACGATCGGGGCGCGTACGCCGTACGTCTTCTGCCGCCCCGACGCCAGCGGCGACTCCTCACCGCACACCGCGGCCGGCGTCCTGGCCGCCCTGCGCGCCGTCGCCGCCGAGCGCTTCGGCTCCCCGGACCTGGCCGGCCGCAGCTTCGCCGTACTGGGCCTGGGCCGCGTCGGCGCGCACGTGCTGCGCCTGCTCGCCGAGGCCGGCGCCGGGAACCTGCTCGCCGCCGACGTGAATCCGGCCCGCCGGGCAGTGGCAGATGAACACGGCGCCACCTGGACCACCCCGGACGACTGCCTGACCGCCGAGGTCGACGTCCTGGTCCCGGCCGCGCTCGGCGGAGTGCTGACCCGCGACGTCGTGCCGCAGCTCGCCTGCTCGGCGATCGCCGGGCCGGCCAACAACCAGCTGGATCATCCGCAGACCGCCGACCTGCTGCACGAACGCGGCATCCTGTGGGCGCCGGACGTGGTGGTCAGCGGCGGCGGCATCGTGCATGCCACCGCCGCCGAACTGCATCACGAGACCGAGGCGCAGATCGCCGCCCGGATCGAGGGGATCGGCGACACCCTCGCCAAGGTTCTGCGGGCCGCCCGGGAGACCTCTTCGACGCCGGCCGTCGCGGCGGCGCGCCTGGCCGAGTTCCTGGCCGGGGAGCGAGCGGCTTCTATGCTGGCGGCATGCTGA
- a CDS encoding aldo/keto reductase, with amino-acid sequence MADTPAITLNNGVSMPQVGFGVFQIPEAETTAAVATALEAGYRSIDTAAAYGNESGVGAALKGSGIARDELFITTKLWNSDQGYDETLRAFDASVARLGLDVLDLYLIHWPTPKRGKYLDSWRALEQLYQQGRVRAIGVSNFLPEHLRAVADLGGTIPAVNQIEVHPQLQQRDAQEVNTELGVITEAWSPLAQAGVLDDPAVTSIADAHDRTPAQVVLRWHVQQGRIVIPKSVTPDRIRQNLALFDFELTAEEMSAIDALERDGRTGPHPDHFN; translated from the coding sequence ATGGCGGACACGCCAGCAATCACGCTCAACAACGGCGTCAGCATGCCGCAGGTCGGCTTCGGTGTCTTCCAGATCCCGGAGGCGGAGACCACCGCCGCCGTGGCGACCGCGCTGGAGGCGGGGTATCGCAGCATTGACACGGCGGCGGCCTACGGCAACGAGTCGGGGGTCGGCGCGGCCTTGAAGGGGTCGGGCATTGCCCGCGACGAACTGTTCATCACGACCAAGCTCTGGAACAGCGATCAGGGGTACGACGAGACGCTGCGCGCGTTCGACGCCAGTGTGGCCCGGCTGGGCCTGGATGTCCTCGACCTCTATCTGATCCACTGGCCGACCCCGAAGCGCGGCAAGTATCTGGATTCCTGGCGTGCGCTGGAGCAGCTTTATCAGCAGGGCCGGGTACGCGCGATCGGCGTCTCGAACTTCCTGCCGGAGCACCTGCGCGCGGTAGCCGACCTCGGCGGCACGATCCCCGCGGTGAACCAGATCGAGGTGCACCCGCAGCTGCAGCAGCGCGACGCGCAGGAGGTGAACACCGAGCTCGGCGTGATCACCGAGGCGTGGAGCCCGCTCGCCCAGGCCGGCGTGCTCGACGACCCGGCGGTGACTTCGATCGCTGACGCCCACGACCGCACCCCGGCGCAGGTGGTGTTGCGCTGGCACGTGCAGCAGGGCCGGATCGTCATTCCGAAGTCGGTGACGCCGGACCGGATCCGGCAGAATCTGGCGCTGTTCGACTTCGAGCTGACGGCCGAAGAGATGAGTGCGATCGACGCACTGGAGCGCGATGGGCGCACCGGGCCGCATCCGGACCATTTCAACTGA
- a CDS encoding BTAD domain-containing putative transcriptional regulator, whose product MRFRLLGPIEVRDSDGTPIEVSGAKPRALLTLLLAEPGRVVSVDRIAAALWGDAPPPAATATLHSYVSQLRRLLGRELIVTRTPGYLAAVDPADVDLARLPTLMDEAVRLTAAGNHQLAAKLLTEAVDLWRGEPLAGLPDEAGVAAERARLGGLLLLARERRAAAWTRCGRAAEAVTELELLTAEHPLRESLWAALIEALYAAGRQADALDAYRRCARALADELGIDPGPQLRALEQAVLRQDAHLPGMPAAPTAPAGPPPSAGHGSSAASGPPAAAGSWAAPSSPGSWAAPGMPNAPAAPDSWAAPSSPGSWAAPAMPSAPAAPDSWAAPGSLGQPAAAGPQAAAGSLAAAGSPAEWETERPLVGRRAEQSRLRALLGEVARGTGAVMVLEGEAGIGKTRLAEAASALAGAQGWRSVWSRCADDDGVPPLWPWLQVLDRLDGGGLQAAAAGDPDQSTFALFQELRRRLGAAAGGAPLLIVLDDVQAADATSLSLLAMLARHLDGVRLLLVVTVRTVGEELAPEVVDCLAALAREPRAQRLQLTGLTVADVRELITARDGAARPDTAAALHARTDGNPFFVGELVELLHADGDITALPPSVRDVLDRRLTRLGDGTVALLRLAAVIGRDADLGLLQAASGTGAEEVITRLEPAVEARVLRADEASWRWRFSHALVRETLLAGLSRIESARLHARVAEALPSPADVERLAHHYFHAVPVTGIGPAVEYAGTAAAVARERHAHAEAATYARRALALLGPHGDPAERQRLLVLLGEDLLRAGRLTEAQEVVAEAIETARRLGDHERLARAASVWGGVTLWNWRGYGVVDEALVGLLEDLARQAGDHDRALRARLFGTLSVELAYSDRRDDRVRYAETAVELARDLDDPALLGHTLNNYVIATWGCDDRETRWQDAVAETLRLSGRGLPVRTEFVARLHRGPLLLHLGDAAGFAADLAAATRLGARLTGPDVQPHLFYQETGRAMLAGRWAEAERLSVQVYELYRTTSLWGAQFCRLLHQFTFRRQDGRIGEVVDQLVAGAGELDMPMLRELAVVAAAESGDVDRARRLRSGWPDTLPLDWTTDTLVAVRAWTALALGEDLTARYEQLLPYRGRQLVVGTAGACWGSYDLLLGRLAHAMDRRTEAADHLAAAARQGEQVGSPWQKATAESLLTRL is encoded by the coding sequence ATGCGTTTCCGCCTGCTCGGTCCGATCGAGGTCCGCGACAGCGACGGGACGCCGATCGAGGTCAGCGGGGCGAAACCGCGGGCCCTGCTCACGCTGCTGCTCGCCGAGCCCGGCCGGGTGGTCTCGGTCGACCGGATCGCGGCCGCACTCTGGGGCGACGCCCCACCGCCTGCGGCGACCGCAACCCTGCATTCGTACGTGTCACAGCTCCGCCGCCTGCTCGGCCGGGAACTGATCGTGACGCGGACGCCCGGCTACCTGGCCGCCGTCGACCCGGCCGACGTCGATCTGGCCCGGCTGCCCACCCTGATGGACGAGGCGGTACGCCTGACCGCCGCCGGCAACCACCAGCTGGCCGCCAAGCTGCTGACCGAGGCCGTCGATCTGTGGCGCGGCGAGCCCTTGGCCGGCCTGCCCGACGAGGCCGGCGTGGCCGCCGAACGCGCCCGGCTCGGCGGCCTGCTGCTGCTCGCCCGCGAGCGCCGGGCCGCCGCCTGGACCCGCTGCGGCCGCGCCGCCGAGGCGGTCACCGAGCTGGAGCTGCTCACCGCCGAACACCCGCTGCGGGAAAGCCTGTGGGCCGCCCTGATCGAGGCCCTGTACGCCGCCGGCCGCCAAGCCGACGCCCTCGACGCCTACCGTCGCTGCGCCCGCGCCCTCGCCGACGAACTCGGCATCGATCCCGGCCCGCAGCTGCGCGCCCTCGAACAGGCGGTCCTGCGCCAGGACGCCCACCTCCCCGGCATGCCGGCCGCACCGACGGCCCCCGCCGGCCCACCTCCCTCCGCGGGCCACGGCTCGTCCGCGGCGTCCGGCCCGCCAGCCGCGGCCGGCTCGTGGGCCGCGCCGAGCTCGCCCGGCTCGTGGGCAGCGCCGGGCATGCCCAACGCGCCGGCCGCGCCTGACTCGTGGGCCGCGCCGAGCTCGCCCGGCTCGTGGGCAGCGCCGGCCATGCCCAGCGCGCCGGCTGCGCCTGACTCGTGGGCCGCGCCGGGCTCGCTCGGTCAGCCGGCCGCGGCTGGTCCGCAAGCCGCGGCTGGCTCGTTGGCTGCAGCCGGCTCGCCGGCGGAATGGGAGACGGAACGGCCGCTGGTCGGGCGGCGGGCCGAGCAGAGCCGGCTCCGGGCGCTGCTCGGTGAGGTCGCCCGGGGCACCGGTGCCGTCATGGTTCTGGAGGGCGAGGCCGGGATCGGCAAGACCCGGCTGGCCGAGGCGGCGTCGGCGCTGGCCGGGGCACAGGGATGGCGGTCCGTCTGGAGCCGCTGCGCCGACGACGACGGCGTGCCCCCGCTCTGGCCCTGGTTGCAGGTGCTGGACCGGCTCGACGGCGGCGGGCTGCAGGCCGCCGCGGCCGGTGATCCGGATCAGTCGACGTTCGCGTTGTTCCAGGAGCTGCGGCGGCGTCTCGGCGCGGCGGCCGGCGGGGCGCCGCTGCTGATCGTCCTGGACGACGTGCAGGCCGCCGACGCCACCTCGCTGTCCCTGCTCGCCATGCTGGCCCGGCACCTCGACGGCGTCCGGCTGCTGCTGGTCGTCACCGTCCGCACGGTCGGCGAGGAACTCGCCCCGGAAGTGGTCGACTGCCTGGCCGCCCTGGCGCGCGAACCCCGCGCCCAGCGCCTCCAGCTGACCGGCCTGACCGTCGCCGACGTCCGCGAACTGATCACGGCGCGTGACGGTGCGGCCCGCCCGGACACGGCCGCCGCGCTGCATGCGCGGACCGACGGCAATCCGTTCTTCGTCGGTGAGCTGGTCGAGCTGCTGCACGCCGACGGTGACATCACCGCGCTGCCGCCTTCGGTGCGTGACGTGCTGGACCGGCGTCTCACCCGGCTCGGCGACGGCACCGTGGCCCTCCTGCGGCTCGCCGCCGTGATCGGCCGCGACGCCGACCTGGGCCTGCTGCAGGCCGCCTCCGGCACCGGCGCCGAAGAGGTGATCACCCGGCTGGAGCCGGCCGTCGAGGCCCGCGTCCTGCGCGCCGACGAGGCGAGCTGGCGCTGGCGGTTCAGTCACGCCCTGGTCCGGGAGACGCTGCTGGCGGGGCTCAGCCGGATCGAGTCGGCGCGGCTGCACGCCCGGGTCGCCGAGGCGCTGCCGTCGCCGGCCGACGTGGAACGACTGGCCCACCACTACTTCCACGCCGTGCCGGTCACCGGGATCGGGCCGGCCGTCGAGTACGCGGGCACGGCCGCCGCCGTCGCCCGGGAACGGCACGCGCACGCCGAGGCGGCCACCTACGCGCGGCGGGCGCTCGCCCTGCTGGGGCCGCACGGCGACCCGGCCGAGCGGCAGCGGCTGCTGGTGCTGCTCGGTGAGGACTTGCTGCGGGCGGGCCGGCTCACCGAGGCGCAGGAGGTGGTGGCCGAGGCCATCGAGACCGCCCGCCGGCTGGGCGACCACGAGCGTCTCGCCCGGGCGGCCAGCGTCTGGGGCGGCGTCACCCTGTGGAACTGGCGCGGGTACGGCGTCGTCGATGAAGCGCTGGTCGGCCTCCTCGAGGACCTGGCCCGGCAGGCCGGCGACCACGACCGGGCCCTGCGCGCCCGGCTGTTCGGCACGCTCAGCGTCGAGCTTGCCTACAGCGACCGCCGCGACGACCGGGTCCGGTACGCGGAGACCGCCGTCGAACTGGCCCGCGACCTCGACGATCCGGCGCTGCTCGGGCACACGCTGAACAACTACGTGATCGCCACCTGGGGCTGCGACGACCGGGAGACCCGCTGGCAGGACGCCGTCGCGGAGACGCTGCGGCTGTCCGGGCGGGGACTGCCGGTGCGGACCGAGTTCGTCGCCCGCCTGCACCGCGGTCCGTTGCTGCTGCACCTCGGCGACGCCGCCGGGTTCGCCGCCGACCTGGCCGCCGCGACCCGGCTCGGGGCCCGGCTGACCGGGCCGGACGTCCAGCCGCACCTGTTCTACCAGGAGACCGGCCGGGCCATGCTCGCCGGCCGCTGGGCCGAGGCCGAGCGCCTGTCCGTGCAGGTCTACGAGCTGTACCGGACGACCAGCCTGTGGGGCGCGCAGTTCTGCCGGCTGCTGCACCAGTTCACCTTCCGGCGGCAGGACGGGCGGATCGGCGAGGTCGTCGACCAGCTCGTGGCCGGCGCCGGGGAGCTGGACATGCCGATGCTGAGGGAGCTGGCCGTGGTGGCCGCCGCCGAGTCCGGGGACGTGGACCGGGCGCGGCGGCTGCGCTCCGGCTGGCCGGACACGCTTCCGCTGGACTGGACCACCGACACGCTGGTCGCGGTCCGCGCCTGGACCGCGCTGGCGCTCGGCGAGGACCTGACCGCCCGGTACGAGCAGCTGCTCCCGTACCGCGGACGGCAGCTCGTCGTCGGGACCGCCGGGGCGTGCTGGGGTTCGTACGATCTGCTGCTCGGCCGTCTCGCCCATGCGATGGACCGCCGCACGGAGGCCGCCGACCACCTGGCCGCCGCCGCCCGCCAGGGTGAGCAGGTCGGCTCCCCGTGGCAGAAGGCCACGGCCGAGAGCCTTCTGACCAGGCTCTGA
- a CDS encoding YggT family protein, with translation MGLLALVNLVLLAVQFLLIARAILDWSVALAGPAMPGSFRSKATVGVTKVTEPILAPVRKVLPPLRVGGVSIDLAFIVLFLGISVLRTLI, from the coding sequence ATGGGTCTTCTCGCCCTGGTCAACCTGGTTCTGCTCGCCGTGCAGTTCCTGCTGATCGCGCGTGCGATTCTCGACTGGAGTGTGGCCCTGGCCGGTCCGGCGATGCCGGGTTCGTTCCGGTCGAAGGCCACGGTCGGCGTGACCAAGGTGACGGAGCCGATCCTGGCGCCGGTCCGTAAGGTGCTGCCGCCGTTGCGGGTCGGCGGCGTCTCGATCGACCTGGCGTTCATCGTGCTGTTCCTCGGCATCAGTGTGCTGCGCACCCTGATCTGA
- a CDS encoding DUF2804 domain-containing protein produces MTHEIEIVEPVDLCLPGGRLNPAAVGWTRRPLHRANLRGWGRTKRWEYWGVTTPTHVIGVVASSLDYAGVHGIYVLDRATGRETRADATVPLARGTVLPDRAASGTVRAGGGGLSIEIIQTDAGTGIRAQSPTMDIDLTVPAVPSREALGVVVAWSPSRFQYTVKDVGRPVRGRLMLDGVEHPVPESGSFATLDHGRGRWPYSITWNWAAGAAPGRAIQLGGKWTDGTGTTENALLVDDRLHKIGEELTWVYDRNDWRAPWRIHGSRVDVRFTPFHERVARTNLGVLASETHQCFGTFTGWALTADDRKIDLDGLTGWAEEARNRW; encoded by the coding sequence GTGACGCACGAGATCGAGATCGTCGAACCGGTGGATCTGTGCCTGCCCGGCGGCCGGCTCAACCCGGCCGCCGTCGGCTGGACCCGCCGGCCGCTGCACCGCGCCAACCTGCGCGGATGGGGCCGCACGAAACGCTGGGAGTACTGGGGCGTGACCACCCCGACGCACGTGATCGGGGTGGTCGCCTCCTCGCTCGACTACGCCGGGGTGCACGGCATCTACGTCCTCGACCGGGCCACCGGCCGCGAGACCAGGGCCGACGCGACGGTCCCGCTGGCACGCGGGACGGTCCTTCCGGACCGCGCGGCCTCCGGCACGGTGCGAGCCGGCGGCGGCGGCCTGAGCATCGAGATCATTCAAACCGATGCCGGTACGGGCATTCGCGCGCAATCCCCCACGATGGATATTGATCTCACCGTCCCCGCCGTCCCGTCCCGCGAGGCCCTCGGCGTGGTCGTCGCATGGAGCCCTTCGCGTTTCCAATACACGGTCAAGGACGTCGGCCGGCCGGTGCGCGGCCGGCTGATGCTCGACGGCGTCGAACATCCGGTGCCCGAGTCCGGCTCCTTCGCCACCCTCGACCACGGGCGGGGCCGCTGGCCGTACTCGATCACCTGGAACTGGGCGGCCGGCGCCGCGCCCGGCCGCGCCATCCAGCTGGGCGGCAAGTGGACCGACGGCACCGGGACCACCGAGAACGCCCTGCTCGTCGACGACCGCCTGCACAAGATCGGCGAGGAGCTGACCTGGGTCTACGACCGCAACGACTGGCGGGCGCCGTGGCGGATCCACGGGTCCCGGGTGGACGTGCGGTTCACCCCGTTCCACGAGCGGGTGGCCCGGACCAACCTCGGCGTGCTCGCCAGCGAGACCCACCAGTGCTTCGGCACCTTCACCGGCTGGGCGCTCACCGCCGACGACCGCAAGATCGACCTCGACGGGCTCACCGGCTGGGCCGAGGAGGCCCGCAACCGCTGGTGA
- a CDS encoding FAD-binding oxidoreductase, translating to MSSTLEVLRRRLTGTLALPGEPRYAQLTTGFNVAVVATPAAVVEARDPQDVAEAVRFAGENGLAVAVQATGHGIAETFDGALLVHTGRLDECVVHADGWARVGAGVRWQQVLDAAAPHGLAALCGSAPGVGVVGYTTGGGLGPVGRTYGWASDRVRAVELVTGDGVLRRVTAEQEPDLFWAVRGGKGAVGIVTAMEFDLVRQPTLYAGALYFAGADAATVLHRWRDWSATLPREATTSVALLQLPPLPGVPEPLAGKFTVAVRFAWTGDDQEGQAVLAPMRAAATPLIDAVQTIPYAALGMIHADPVDPMPVHEATDLLRELPAEAIDALLAVSGPDAGSPQVIVELRQLGGALAEPAAQPSALDHRDAAYSLITIGVLVPSVAGAVAPHSEQVRAALKPWATGGALPNLGAGTGAERLARSYDAPTLARLTEVARRFDPAGVLRAGQVPVRTR from the coding sequence ATGAGCTCCACCCTCGAGGTGTTGCGGCGCCGGCTGACCGGCACGCTCGCCCTGCCCGGCGAGCCGCGCTACGCCCAGCTGACCACCGGCTTCAACGTCGCGGTCGTCGCGACGCCGGCCGCCGTCGTGGAGGCCCGTGACCCGCAGGACGTGGCCGAGGCCGTGCGGTTCGCCGGCGAGAACGGCCTGGCCGTCGCGGTGCAGGCGACCGGACACGGCATCGCCGAGACGTTCGACGGCGCGCTGCTGGTGCACACCGGCCGCCTCGACGAGTGTGTCGTGCACGCCGACGGCTGGGCCCGGGTCGGCGCGGGCGTGCGCTGGCAGCAGGTTCTGGACGCGGCCGCACCGCACGGTCTGGCGGCGCTCTGCGGCTCGGCGCCCGGCGTCGGCGTGGTCGGGTACACCACCGGCGGCGGGCTCGGGCCGGTCGGCCGGACCTACGGGTGGGCGTCGGATCGGGTACGCGCGGTCGAGCTGGTCACCGGCGACGGCGTGCTGCGCCGGGTCACCGCCGAGCAGGAGCCGGACCTGTTCTGGGCGGTCCGCGGCGGCAAGGGCGCGGTCGGCATCGTGACCGCCATGGAGTTCGACCTGGTGCGGCAGCCGACGCTGTACGCGGGCGCGCTCTACTTCGCCGGCGCCGACGCGGCCACCGTGCTGCACCGCTGGCGGGACTGGTCGGCGACGCTGCCGCGCGAGGCCACCACGTCGGTCGCGCTGCTCCAGCTGCCTCCGCTGCCGGGCGTGCCGGAGCCGCTGGCCGGGAAGTTCACCGTCGCGGTCCGGTTCGCCTGGACCGGCGACGACCAGGAGGGCCAGGCGGTGCTCGCGCCGATGCGGGCGGCCGCCACGCCGCTGATCGACGCGGTGCAGACCATCCCGTACGCCGCACTCGGCATGATCCACGCCGACCCGGTCGACCCGATGCCGGTGCACGAGGCCACCGATCTGCTCCGCGAACTGCCCGCCGAGGCGATCGACGCCCTGCTCGCCGTGTCCGGCCCGGACGCCGGATCGCCGCAGGTCATCGTGGAGTTGCGGCAGCTCGGCGGGGCCCTGGCCGAACCGGCCGCGCAGCCGAGCGCGCTCGACCACCGCGACGCCGCGTACAGCCTGATCACCATCGGGGTGCTGGTGCCGTCGGTGGCCGGCGCGGTGGCGCCGCACAGCGAGCAGGTGCGGGCCGCGCTGAAGCCGTGGGCGACCGGCGGCGCGCTGCCCAACCTGGGCGCCGGCACGGGCGCGGAGCGGCTGGCCCGTTCCTACGACGCGCCGACGCTGGCCCGGCTCACCGAGGTGGCCCGCCGCTTCGACCCCGCGGGCGTGCTGCGCGCCGGTCAGGTCCCGGTGCGCACGCGGTAA
- a CDS encoding Lrp/AsnC family transcriptional regulator: MAVVDEIDSALIRELQTNARQTNRDLARAVGIAPSTCLERVRLLRDRGVITGYHAEVSLTELGRDVQALLHVQVRPLTRAVIEGFKAYAAGLPEVLSVFVLAGGDDFLVHVAVPSVDSLHAFLMDRFSDRREIVGFRSSIIYQHARNRLVERLD, translated from the coding sequence ATGGCGGTCGTGGACGAGATTGATTCGGCGCTCATCAGGGAACTGCAGACGAACGCCCGGCAGACCAACCGGGACCTGGCCCGCGCGGTCGGCATCGCGCCGTCGACGTGTCTGGAACGGGTCCGGCTGCTGCGCGACCGGGGTGTGATCACGGGTTACCACGCGGAGGTCAGCCTCACCGAGCTCGGCCGTGACGTCCAGGCGCTGCTGCACGTGCAGGTCCGGCCGTTGACCCGGGCGGTGATCGAGGGCTTCAAGGCGTACGCGGCCGGCCTCCCCGAGGTGCTCTCGGTCTTCGTCCTGGCCGGCGGTGACGACTTCCTGGTGCACGTCGCGGTCCCCAGTGTGGACAGCCTGCACGCGTTCCTGATGGACCGCTTCTCCGACCGCCGCGAGATCGTCGGTTTCCGCAGCTCGATCATCTACCAGCACGCCCGCAACCGCCTCGTCGAACGGCTCGACTGA
- a CDS encoding maleylpyruvate isomerase N-terminal domain-containing protein, which translates to MDYRRTYRSAAIAFADLVSRIPPDRLDGPGLDDWTLRDLLGHTVSSALRQVPAVLAEKAPALLVGSAAGYFAVARSAPPELVAAARTASTDDARDTGKALGDQPATAVSDFIGRATSALAGAGDDDLVATPAGGMRVRDWLPTRTFELVVHGSDAAVAAEVPITFDVDVLAEAAALAARTAVEIGDGATVLRALTGRGPLPPGFSMV; encoded by the coding sequence ATGGACTATCGGAGAACGTATCGGTCCGCGGCCATCGCCTTCGCCGACCTGGTCTCCCGGATCCCGCCGGACCGCCTGGACGGACCCGGCCTCGATGACTGGACGCTGCGGGACCTGCTCGGGCACACGGTCAGCTCGGCGCTGCGGCAGGTGCCGGCGGTGCTCGCGGAGAAGGCGCCCGCGCTGCTGGTCGGCTCTGCCGCGGGGTACTTCGCGGTGGCCCGCAGCGCGCCGCCGGAACTGGTCGCGGCCGCCCGGACGGCCTCCACGGACGACGCTCGCGACACCGGAAAGGCGCTGGGTGACCAGCCGGCCACCGCGGTCAGCGACTTCATCGGCCGGGCGACGTCCGCGCTGGCCGGTGCCGGTGACGACGATCTGGTGGCTACCCCGGCCGGCGGCATGCGGGTCCGGGACTGGTTGCCGACCCGCACATTCGAGCTGGTCGTGCACGGCTCCGACGCCGCCGTGGCGGCCGAGGTGCCGATCACGTTCGACGTGGACGTGCTGGCCGAGGCGGCCGCGCTCGCCGCCCGCACCGCCGTCGAGATCGGCGACGGCGCCACGGTTCTGCGCGCTCTGACCGGGCGCGGGCCGCTGCCACCCGGATTTTCGATGGTCTAG